One Methylobacterium oryzae DNA window includes the following coding sequences:
- a CDS encoding CheR family methyltransferase, with amino-acid sequence MTELEFEFLRTFLKQRSGLALTPEKRYLVESRLTPVCRRFGLASLGDLIGALKLAQNSTIERAVVEAMTTNETFFFRDRIPFDLFRDTLLPDVLARNAGRRRLRIWCAAASTGQEPYSLAMLLQEAAPRLAGWQVEIVATDLSTEVIEKAKLGLYSHFEVQRGLPVQWLIKYFTQVGEQWQIAQSLRSMVDYRQLNLLHSFASLGQFDVIYCRNVLIYFDAPTKSDVLARLAAQLAPEGALLLGAAETVIGLTDRLSPNPKHRGLYGHAEAAARPAEAPPLRMAASL; translated from the coding sequence ATGACCGAGCTCGAGTTCGAATTCCTGCGCACCTTCCTGAAGCAGCGCTCCGGCCTCGCGCTGACGCCGGAGAAACGCTACCTCGTGGAGAGCCGGCTGACCCCGGTCTGCCGCCGCTTCGGCCTCGCCAGCCTCGGCGACCTGATCGGCGCCCTCAAGCTCGCCCAGAACAGCACGATCGAGCGGGCCGTGGTCGAGGCCATGACCACGAACGAGACCTTCTTCTTCCGCGACCGGATCCCCTTCGACCTGTTCCGCGACACGCTCCTGCCGGACGTGCTGGCGCGCAATGCCGGCCGCCGCCGGCTGCGGATCTGGTGCGCGGCGGCCTCGACCGGGCAGGAGCCGTACTCGCTGGCCATGCTCCTTCAGGAGGCGGCGCCGCGGCTCGCCGGCTGGCAGGTGGAGATCGTCGCCACCGACCTGTCCACCGAGGTGATCGAGAAGGCCAAGCTCGGGCTGTACAGCCATTTCGAGGTCCAGCGCGGCCTGCCGGTGCAGTGGCTGATCAAGTACTTCACCCAGGTCGGCGAGCAGTGGCAGATCGCTCAGAGCCTGCGCAGCATGGTGGATTACCGCCAGCTCAACCTGCTGCACAGCTTCGCCTCGCTGGGCCAGTTCGACGTGATCTACTGCCGCAACGTGCTGATCTACTTCGACGCGCCGACCAAGTCCGACGTCCTGGCGCGGCTCGCGGCGCAGCTCGCCCCGGAGGGCGCGCTCCTGCTCGGCGCCGCCGAGACGGTGATCGGCCTGACCGACCGGCTCTCGCCGAACCCGAAGCACCGCGGCCTCTACGGCCACGCCGAGGCCGCGGCGCGTCCGGCCGAGGCGCCGCCGCTGCGCATGGCCGCGAGCCTCTGA
- the cheB gene encoding chemotaxis-specific protein-glutamate methyltransferase CheB gives MALSPAVAPLRTPPTQSTTSSATAIRVLVADDSAVVRGLVARWIGEAGFELVGTASNGRIALELMAKHDPDVVLLDIEMPELDGTTALPRMLAMSPSVQVVMMSTLTTRNADISLKCLALGAVDYIAKPESSRGVTTSDTFRVELIERVRVFGSARARNRRPSAAPAGHAPGYHAAPAPAAVPAAAHPAPAAAARPATPFTLRPKVRNRTQPRALLIGSSTGGPRAVGEMLEGIGAAALRRLPVLIVQHMPPIFTAVFAEHLATRTGLPAAEGKAEERVEPGRIYVAPGGRHMGLAGGAGGPIIKLTDGPPVNFCRPAVDVLFKDAAVVFGAATATVILTGMGSDGTNGARALTEAGGPVLAQDEATSTVWGMPGSVARAGLAEAVLPLPELATALRALITGQPA, from the coding sequence ATGGCCCTGAGTCCCGCGGTCGCCCCGCTGCGCACGCCGCCAACCCAGAGCACGACCTCATCGGCCACGGCGATCCGTGTGCTCGTGGCCGACGACTCGGCCGTGGTGCGCGGCCTCGTGGCCCGCTGGATCGGCGAGGCCGGATTCGAGCTCGTCGGCACGGCTTCCAACGGCCGGATCGCCCTGGAGCTGATGGCCAAGCACGACCCGGACGTGGTCCTGCTCGACATCGAGATGCCGGAACTCGACGGCACGACCGCGCTGCCGCGCATGCTCGCCATGAGCCCGAGCGTGCAGGTCGTGATGATGTCGACCCTGACGACGCGCAACGCCGATATCTCGCTGAAATGCCTCGCCCTCGGCGCGGTGGACTACATCGCCAAGCCGGAGAGCAGCCGCGGCGTCACCACCTCGGACACGTTCCGGGTCGAGCTGATCGAGCGCGTCCGCGTGTTCGGCTCCGCCCGCGCGCGGAACCGGCGCCCGTCCGCCGCGCCCGCCGGCCACGCGCCGGGCTACCACGCCGCGCCCGCGCCGGCGGCCGTGCCGGCCGCGGCGCATCCGGCGCCGGCCGCCGCGGCGCGCCCCGCGACTCCCTTCACGCTCCGGCCCAAGGTCCGCAACCGGACCCAGCCCCGCGCCCTGCTGATCGGCTCCTCCACGGGCGGCCCGCGGGCCGTGGGCGAGATGCTGGAGGGCATCGGCGCCGCCGCCCTGCGGCGCCTGCCGGTCCTGATCGTCCAGCACATGCCGCCGATCTTCACGGCGGTCTTCGCCGAGCATCTGGCCACCCGCACCGGGCTCCCGGCGGCGGAGGGCAAGGCCGAGGAGCGGGTCGAGCCGGGCCGCATCTACGTCGCCCCGGGCGGCCGCCACATGGGGCTGGCCGGCGGGGCCGGCGGCCCGATCATCAAGCTCACCGACGGCCCCCCGGTGAATTTCTGCCGCCCCGCGGTCGACGTCCTGTTCAAGGACGCGGCGGTGGTGTTCGGCGCCGCCACCGCGACCGTGATCCTCACCGGCATGGGCTCGGACGGGACCAACGGCGCCCGGGCGCTCACCGAGGCCGGCGGCCCGGTCCTCGCTCAGGACGAGGCCACCAGCACGGTCTGGGGCATGCCGGGCAGCGTCGCGCGGGCCGGGCTCGCCGAGGCCGTGCTGCCGTTGCCCGAACTCGCGACGGCGCTGCGCGCCCTGATCACGGGGCAGCCGGCATGA
- a CDS encoding response regulator, with protein MKAPHETTCLVVDDSAVIRKVARRIIEDLGMNVSEAEDGSAALEACAASMPDAILLDWNMPNMDGYAFLQALRQSEGGGAPKVLFCTTENDVGAIARALRAGADEYIMKPFDRDILTAKLEQVGLVADAA; from the coding sequence ATGAAGGCGCCCCACGAGACCACCTGCCTGGTGGTGGACGATTCCGCGGTGATCCGGAAGGTCGCCCGGCGGATCATCGAGGATCTCGGCATGAATGTCAGCGAGGCCGAGGACGGCAGCGCCGCCCTCGAGGCCTGCGCGGCCAGCATGCCCGACGCCATCCTGCTCGACTGGAACATGCCGAACATGGACGGCTACGCGTTCCTCCAGGCACTGCGCCAGAGCGAGGGCGGGGGCGCGCCGAAGGTCCTGTTCTGCACCACCGAGAACGACGTCGGGGCGATCGCCCGCGCCCTCCGGGCGGGGGCCGACGAGTACATCATGAAGCCCTTCGACCGCGACATCCTGACGGCCAAGCTCGAACAGGTCGGTCTCGTCGCCGACGCGGCCTGA
- a CDS encoding chemotaxis protein CheW — MQAANANTSGATTNGAETGATDDFVTVFVGETLFGLAIERVHDVFVPSGVTPVPLAPAEIVGLLNLRGRVVTAMSLRRRLGLPDAEAEADGSKASPKMAIGLEQAGETFALVVDGVGEVLKLGADSREAVPINLDPRFRDLATCVHRLDGRLLVILDVDALLGFTPAGAKAA, encoded by the coding sequence ATGCAGGCTGCCAACGCCAACACCAGCGGCGCCACCACCAACGGCGCCGAGACCGGCGCCACCGACGACTTCGTCACGGTCTTCGTCGGCGAGACGCTGTTCGGCCTGGCGATCGAGCGGGTCCACGACGTCTTCGTCCCGTCGGGCGTGACGCCGGTTCCCCTGGCGCCGGCCGAGATCGTCGGCCTGCTGAACCTGCGCGGCCGGGTCGTGACGGCCATGAGCCTGCGCCGGCGCCTGGGCCTGCCGGACGCGGAGGCCGAGGCGGACGGCAGCAAGGCCAGCCCGAAGATGGCGATCGGCCTGGAGCAGGCCGGCGAGACCTTCGCGCTGGTGGTCGACGGCGTCGGCGAGGTGCTCAAGCTCGGCGCCGACAGCCGCGAGGCGGTGCCGATCAACCTGGATCCGCGCTTCCGCGACCTCGCCACCTGCGTCCACCGCCTCGACGGCCGGCTCCTGGTGATCCTCGACGTGGACGCGCTCCTCGGCTTCACGCCCGCCGGCGCCAAGGCGGCTTGA
- a CDS encoding hybrid sensor histidine kinase/response regulator — protein MDDLLREFLTESGEHLDTVDAELVRFEQDPNNETILRNIFRLVHTIKGTCGFLGLPRLEALAHAAETLMGRFRDGLPATSDSVTLILLTLDRLKAILADLEATGTEPAGSDDDLISALERMAEGSPEPEAAAPPPPPEPVLPDPVVRELKPGEVSLDDLEAAFLAAPGPDESDFLPPPAPVAAMPAPAAAVAPAPAPAVSAAPKAEKKPEPVEAEKTEKAEPARAEKVEGAEGETTAAAKNQTIRVNVDTLEHLMTMVSELVLTRNQLLEIARRHEDSSYKVPLQRLSHVTAELQEGVMKTRMQPIGNAWQKLPRVVRDLSAELGKQIDLVMVGNETELDRQVLEVIKDPLTHMVRNSADHGLESTAERVAAGKPARGTIRLAAYHEGGTITIEIADDGKGLNLAAIRKKAAERGLASQADIERMTDAQVAKFIFHAGFSTAAAVTSVSGRGVGMDVVKTNIETIGGLIDIATTAGRGTTFTIKIPLTLAIVAALIVRAGEHRFALPQVAVLELVRVDAGAQRVEHINGAPVLRLRERLLPIVSLTGLLGQTSPGAETDQAGFVVVAQVGRERFGILVDEVFHTEEIVVKPMSVKLRHIPMFAGNTILGDGAVVLIVDPNGVARQVAQGVQGSGGHIDADADEAVEMTDTKTTLLVFKGGQGSFKAVPLSLVTRLEEIECAKVEWLGGRALIQYRGRLMPLVPADAAITIKSEGTQALVVFSDGERAMGLVVDEIVDIVEERLDIEIAADRSDLIGSAVLRGRATDIINIAHFLPLAYDDWARGLKRPEQISTVLLVDDSAFFRDMLSPVLKAAGYQVVTASSAETALSTLQSDPQIEVVVTDLEMPGRSGFDLVAAMRRAEPRLAGLPVIGLTGAIGADAVEKARALAISDLVAKFDRSGLISALAEIGAATVSKAA, from the coding sequence ATGGACGACCTGCTTCGCGAGTTTCTGACCGAGAGCGGGGAGCATCTCGACACGGTCGATGCAGAATTGGTTCGATTCGAACAGGATCCGAACAACGAGACTATTCTGCGGAACATTTTCCGACTCGTGCACACGATCAAGGGAACCTGCGGGTTCCTCGGACTCCCGCGGCTGGAAGCTCTGGCGCACGCCGCCGAGACCTTGATGGGTCGCTTCCGTGACGGGCTGCCCGCCACGTCGGATTCCGTCACCCTGATCCTGCTGACGCTGGACCGGCTGAAGGCGATCCTGGCCGATCTGGAGGCCACCGGCACGGAGCCCGCGGGCTCGGACGACGACCTCATCTCCGCCCTGGAGCGCATGGCCGAGGGCTCGCCGGAGCCGGAGGCCGCCGCCCCGCCGCCGCCGCCCGAGCCGGTCCTGCCCGATCCGGTGGTCCGCGAGCTGAAGCCCGGCGAGGTCTCCCTGGACGACCTAGAGGCCGCCTTCCTGGCCGCTCCTGGTCCGGACGAATCGGACTTCCTCCCGCCGCCGGCCCCCGTGGCCGCGATGCCCGCCCCCGCGGCCGCCGTCGCCCCGGCGCCCGCGCCCGCCGTCAGCGCGGCGCCCAAGGCCGAGAAGAAGCCCGAGCCCGTCGAGGCCGAGAAGACCGAGAAGGCCGAGCCGGCGCGCGCCGAGAAGGTCGAGGGCGCCGAGGGCGAGACGACCGCCGCCGCCAAGAACCAGACCATCCGGGTGAACGTCGACACGCTCGAACACCTGATGACGATGGTCTCCGAGCTGGTGCTGACCCGCAACCAGCTCCTCGAGATCGCCCGCCGGCACGAGGATTCGAGCTACAAGGTTCCGCTGCAGCGCCTGTCGCACGTCACCGCCGAGCTGCAGGAAGGCGTCATGAAGACGCGCATGCAGCCGATCGGCAACGCGTGGCAGAAGCTGCCGCGCGTGGTGCGCGACCTCTCGGCCGAACTCGGCAAGCAGATCGACCTCGTGATGGTCGGCAACGAGACCGAGCTCGACCGCCAGGTCCTCGAGGTCATCAAGGACCCGCTGACCCACATGGTCCGCAACTCGGCGGATCACGGCCTCGAATCGACCGCCGAGCGCGTGGCGGCGGGCAAGCCCGCCCGCGGAACGATCCGCCTCGCCGCCTACCACGAGGGCGGCACGATCACGATCGAGATCGCCGACGATGGCAAGGGCCTGAACCTCGCGGCCATCCGCAAGAAGGCGGCGGAGCGCGGCCTCGCCTCCCAGGCCGATATCGAGCGGATGACCGACGCCCAGGTCGCCAAGTTCATCTTCCACGCCGGCTTCTCGACGGCGGCGGCGGTGACCTCGGTCTCGGGCCGCGGCGTCGGCATGGACGTGGTCAAGACCAACATCGAGACCATCGGCGGCCTGATAGACATCGCCACCACCGCGGGTCGCGGCACCACCTTCACCATCAAGATCCCGCTGACGCTGGCGATCGTGGCCGCCCTGATCGTCCGGGCCGGCGAGCACCGCTTCGCCCTGCCGCAGGTGGCGGTGCTGGAGCTGGTCCGGGTCGATGCCGGGGCGCAGCGGGTCGAGCACATCAACGGCGCGCCGGTGCTGCGCCTGCGCGAGCGGCTGCTGCCGATCGTCTCGCTCACCGGCCTGCTCGGCCAGACGAGCCCGGGCGCGGAGACGGACCAGGCCGGCTTCGTGGTGGTCGCCCAGGTCGGGCGCGAGCGCTTCGGCATCCTCGTCGACGAGGTCTTCCACACGGAGGAGATCGTCGTGAAGCCGATGTCGGTGAAGCTGCGGCACATCCCGATGTTTGCCGGCAACACGATCCTCGGCGACGGCGCCGTGGTGCTGATCGTCGATCCGAACGGCGTGGCCCGTCAGGTGGCGCAGGGCGTCCAGGGCAGCGGCGGCCACATCGACGCCGACGCCGACGAGGCGGTCGAGATGACCGACACTAAGACCACGCTCCTGGTGTTCAAGGGCGGCCAGGGCAGCTTCAAGGCGGTGCCGCTGTCGCTGGTCACCCGTCTCGAGGAGATCGAGTGCGCCAAGGTCGAGTGGCTTGGCGGCCGCGCGCTGATCCAGTACCGCGGGCGCCTGATGCCCCTGGTCCCGGCCGACGCGGCGATCACCATCAAGTCGGAGGGGACGCAGGCCCTGGTGGTGTTCTCCGACGGCGAGCGCGCCATGGGTCTCGTGGTCGACGAGATCGTCGACATCGTCGAGGAGCGCCTCGACATCGAGATCGCGGCGGACCGGTCGGACCTGATCGGCTCGGCGGTGCTGCGGGGCCGGGCGACCGACATCATCAACATCGCCCACTTCCTGCCGCTGGCCTACGACGACTGGGCGCGCGGTCTCAAGCGGCCCGAGCAGATCTCCACGGTCCTCCTGGTCGACGACTCGGCCTTCTTCCGCGACATGCTGAGCCCGGTGCTGAAGGCCGCGGGCTACCAGGTGGTCACGGCGTCGAGCGCCGAGACGGCCCTGTCGACCCTCCAGTCCGATCCGCAGATCGAGGTGGTGGTCACCGACCTGGAGATGCCGGGTCGCAGCGGCTTCGACCTCGTCGCCGCGATGCGGCGGGCCGAGCCGCGCCTCGCCGGGCTCCCGGTGATCGGCCTCACCGGCGCGATCGGCGCCGACGCGGTGGAGAAGGCGCGGGCGCTGGCGATCAGCGACCTCGTGGCGAAGTTCGACCGCAGCGGCCTGATCTCGGCGCTGGCCGAGATCGGCGCCGCCACGGTGTCGAAAGCCGCCTGA
- the chpT gene encoding histidine phosphotransferase ChpT, producing the protein MSSPTSPTLTLDGLDLAALLCSRVCHDVISPVGAIVNGLEVLEDDQDESMRTFALELIGKSARQASARLKFARIAFGAAGSAGASIDLADAESVAKGMFSDEKTKLTWSAPQALFPKNKVKLLLNLVMVATSAIPRGGLIDVVVSGDGEAPTLVLKAKGSHARIPPHVEELMAGSPESGTVDAHGILPFYAGLVARAAAMDVRFAIEGDEVTITATPAVIDASEDSDGEASDTALA; encoded by the coding sequence ATGTCCTCCCCGACCTCGCCCACCCTGACTCTCGACGGCCTCGACCTCGCCGCCTTGCTCTGCTCCCGCGTCTGCCACGACGTGATCAGCCCCGTCGGCGCGATCGTGAACGGGCTCGAGGTCCTGGAGGACGACCAGGACGAATCGATGCGGACCTTCGCCCTGGAGCTGATCGGGAAGAGCGCCCGTCAGGCCTCGGCGCGGCTGAAATTCGCCCGCATCGCCTTCGGGGCCGCCGGCTCGGCCGGCGCCTCGATCGACCTCGCCGACGCCGAGAGCGTGGCCAAGGGCATGTTCTCCGACGAGAAGACCAAGCTGACCTGGAGCGCCCCGCAGGCGCTGTTCCCGAAGAACAAGGTCAAGCTCCTGCTCAATCTCGTGATGGTCGCCACCTCGGCGATTCCCCGGGGCGGCCTGATCGACGTCGTCGTCTCCGGCGACGGCGAGGCGCCCACGCTGGTGCTGAAGGCCAAGGGCTCGCATGCCCGCATCCCGCCCCACGTCGAGGAGCTGATGGCCGGCAGCCCCGAGAGCGGCACCGTCGACGCCCACGGCATCCTGCCGTTCTACGCGGGCCTCGTGGCCCGGGCCGCCGCCATGGATGTCCGCTTCGCCATCGAGGGCGATGAAGTGACTATCACCGCCACGCCCGCAGTGATCGACGCGTCCGAAGACTCCGATGGAGAAGCTTCGGACACGGCGCTGGCGTGA
- a CDS encoding bifunctional [glutamine synthetase] adenylyltransferase/[glutamine synthetase]-adenylyl-L-tyrosine phosphorylase, whose protein sequence is MRDETGLPNGSAKRAAAEPAETLRARLRPRLGLADPDAAGARLAELAPALPAGFLTPPCRELLLGLADHSPFLWRAATRSPERLVALLDQPPDAASRDIIARQRAVSAACGANPDLAEVGRQLRANREAHALLVALADLGGRWDLDAVTGALSAFADASVSGAVEALLRQGMAAGRYRPKDPEAPQDGSGLIVLGLGKLGGCELNYSSDIDLVVFYEAEPAAAATGGDPKPFLVKLAQGLVKLLADRTADGYVHRIDYRLRPDPGSTAVALSTGFAFDYYQTLGQNWERAAFIKARPIAGDIPAGEAFLAELAPFIWRRHFDFPAIAEIHALKRQIHMVRGHETIAVGGHDIKIGRGGIREIEFFVQTQQLVFGGRKPALRGRRTVAMLGELVAEGWIDGRARDELSAAYAFLRTLEHRIQMIRDEQTQRLPTGTEALTALALFAGFPDLPAFEAALLHHAGRVQAHYALLFEAEPEAGADGTALVFGESEPDPETLARLGAFGFRDPPLAWETVQGWHLGRRPALRTGRAREILAEMLPALLRALGGTADPDAALLALDRAFARMPAVAELLAILRSHERLRLLFADILGTAPRLADTVGLSPHVLDTVLDADFVTPTTDPDEVRAQYRSLLGQPASHEESLDRCRDATRQMAFVTGARLLSGILTPRQAGEAYAAIAEATVALSLEAEERRFALDHGAVPAGRCCILALGRLGSRQLSAESDLDLLFLYDFDPENRTSDGRRPLDAVVAYNRLAQRVFAALTTATRRGRLYAVDLRLRPYGSHSPPAVQLSGFAAYHGGEAELWEHMALARARVVAGDATLAADVTAAIAGILRQPRETAAVCAEAGAMRALVARERGHAGPYDLKLAPGALFDLDFLAQAIVLSQARDWPGCIGLGAESLFREAAARGLLPAAAGEALAETYGFLDAVYQWQRLVMTDPAAEPSETASQQIAKAVGLPDARGLAAELRRHRRRSQALLARIRRTVRMPAAARELPERR, encoded by the coding sequence ATGAGAGATGAGACCGGTCTCCCGAACGGATCGGCAAAGAGAGCGGCCGCCGAGCCAGCCGAGACGCTGCGCGCGCGCCTGCGCCCCCGGCTCGGGCTCGCCGACCCGGACGCCGCGGGGGCCCGGCTCGCCGAGCTCGCGCCGGCGCTGCCGGCCGGCTTCCTGACACCGCCCTGCCGGGAGCTGCTCCTGGGCCTGGCGGATCATTCCCCCTTCCTGTGGCGGGCGGCCACCCGGTCGCCCGAGCGGCTCGTCGCCCTGCTGGATCAGCCGCCGGACGCGGCGAGCCGGGACATCATCGCGCGGCAGCGCGCCGTCAGCGCCGCCTGTGGGGCGAATCCCGACCTTGCCGAGGTCGGCCGGCAATTGCGCGCCAACCGGGAGGCCCACGCCCTCCTGGTCGCCCTGGCGGATCTCGGCGGCCGCTGGGACCTCGACGCGGTGACCGGCGCCCTGTCGGCCTTCGCCGACGCATCGGTGAGCGGGGCGGTCGAGGCGCTCCTCCGGCAGGGGATGGCGGCCGGGCGGTACCGGCCCAAAGATCCGGAGGCGCCGCAGGACGGGTCGGGCCTGATCGTCCTGGGCCTGGGCAAGCTCGGCGGCTGCGAGCTGAACTACTCCAGCGACATCGACCTCGTCGTCTTCTACGAGGCCGAGCCCGCCGCCGCGGCGACCGGCGGCGATCCGAAGCCCTTCCTCGTCAAGCTGGCGCAGGGGCTGGTGAAGCTCCTAGCCGACCGGACCGCCGACGGCTACGTCCACCGCATCGACTACCGGTTGCGGCCGGACCCGGGCTCGACCGCGGTGGCGCTCTCCACCGGCTTCGCCTTCGACTACTACCAGACGCTCGGCCAGAACTGGGAGCGCGCGGCCTTCATCAAGGCCCGGCCGATCGCCGGCGACATCCCGGCCGGCGAGGCCTTCCTGGCGGAACTCGCGCCGTTCATCTGGCGCCGGCACTTCGACTTCCCGGCCATCGCCGAGATCCACGCCCTGAAGCGGCAGATCCACATGGTCCGCGGCCACGAGACCATCGCGGTCGGCGGCCACGACATCAAGATCGGCCGCGGCGGCATCCGGGAGATCGAGTTCTTCGTCCAGACTCAGCAGCTCGTCTTCGGCGGCCGCAAGCCGGCCCTGCGGGGCCGCCGGACCGTGGCGATGCTCGGCGAGCTCGTCGCGGAGGGCTGGATCGACGGGCGGGCCCGGGACGAGCTCTCCGCGGCCTACGCGTTCCTGCGCACCCTCGAGCACCGGATCCAGATGATCCGGGACGAGCAGACCCAGCGCCTGCCCACCGGGACCGAGGCGCTGACCGCGCTCGCCCTGTTCGCGGGCTTCCCCGACCTGCCGGCCTTCGAGGCGGCCCTGCTCCACCATGCCGGCCGGGTCCAGGCGCACTACGCCCTGCTGTTCGAGGCGGAGCCGGAGGCCGGCGCCGACGGCACCGCCTTGGTCTTCGGCGAGAGCGAGCCGGATCCCGAGACCCTGGCGCGGCTCGGCGCCTTCGGGTTCCGGGATCCGCCCCTGGCCTGGGAGACCGTGCAGGGCTGGCATCTTGGGCGCCGCCCGGCCCTGCGGACCGGCCGGGCCCGGGAGATCCTCGCCGAGATGCTCCCGGCGCTGCTGCGCGCGCTCGGCGGCACCGCCGACCCCGACGCGGCGCTCCTCGCCCTCGACCGGGCCTTCGCGCGGATGCCCGCGGTGGCCGAACTCCTCGCCATCCTGCGCTCGCACGAGCGCCTGCGCCTGCTGTTCGCCGACATCCTGGGGACGGCGCCGCGCCTCGCCGACACGGTCGGCCTGAGCCCGCACGTCCTCGACACCGTGCTCGACGCCGATTTCGTGACGCCGACCACGGATCCCGACGAGGTCCGCGCGCAGTACCGGTCGCTCCTGGGCCAGCCGGCGAGCCACGAGGAGAGCCTCGACCGCTGCCGGGACGCCACCCGGCAGATGGCCTTCGTTACGGGCGCCCGCCTGCTGTCGGGCATCCTCACCCCGCGCCAGGCCGGGGAGGCCTACGCGGCGATCGCCGAGGCCACGGTGGCGCTGAGCCTGGAGGCGGAGGAGCGCCGGTTCGCCCTGGACCACGGCGCGGTGCCGGCGGGCCGCTGCTGCATCCTGGCGCTCGGCCGCCTCGGATCCCGCCAGCTCAGCGCGGAGTCCGACCTCGACCTCCTGTTCCTGTACGATTTCGACCCGGAGAACCGCACCAGCGACGGCAGGCGCCCCCTCGACGCCGTGGTGGCCTACAACCGGCTGGCGCAGCGCGTGTTCGCGGCGCTCACCACGGCCACGCGGCGCGGCCGGCTGTACGCGGTCGACCTGCGGCTGCGGCCCTACGGCAGCCACAGCCCGCCCGCCGTGCAGCTCAGCGGCTTCGCGGCCTATCACGGCGGCGAGGCGGAGCTCTGGGAGCACATGGCCCTCGCCCGTGCCCGGGTCGTCGCCGGCGACGCCACCCTGGCGGCCGACGTCACGGCCGCGATCGCCGGGATCCTCCGGCAGCCGCGCGAGACCGCCGCCGTCTGCGCCGAGGCGGGCGCGATGCGGGCCCTGGTCGCGCGGGAGCGGGGCCATGCCGGCCCCTACGACCTGAAGCTCGCCCCCGGCGCGCTGTTCGACCTCGACTTCCTCGCCCAGGCCATCGTGCTGAGCCAGGCACGCGACTGGCCCGGCTGCATCGGCCTCGGCGCGGAGTCGCTCTTCCGCGAGGCGGCGGCGCGCGGCCTCCTGCCCGCGGCGGCGGGCGAGGCCCTCGCCGAGACCTACGGCTTCCTCGACGCCGTCTACCAGTGGCAGCGGCTCGTGATGACCGATCCCGCCGCGGAACCGTCCGAGACCGCGTCCCAGCAGATCGCCAAGGCGGTGGGCCTCCCGGACGCGCGCGGCCTCGCGGCGGAGCTGCGCCGCCACCGCCGCCGGAGCCAGGCCCTGCTGGCGCGGATCCGGCGGACGGTTCGGATGCCGGCCGCCGCGCGGGAGCTGCCGGAGCGCCGATGA
- a CDS encoding 3'(2'),5'-bisphosphate nucleotidase CysQ family protein, translated as MTGAVTISGPERERIAAALAEIACAAGEILRRYHRGPCPHALKPDGSPSSAADVEAEDLIVEALAGRFPGIAVVAEERAQSDATRPADLFFLVDPLDGTRDFLAGTPDYSVNIALVSGARPVAAALAAPGLGRVWWAGPTTLEGPVIAGRPGSGRPVRARAAPGTGLVALGSRRHGDPETATCLAALPVVETRQVGSALKFGLIAAGEADIYVRCGPTMEWDTAAGDHIVAAAGGCVVVPGGGPIRYGQHGPDHRNGPFAALGDPALAPRLALPARASDRPAAALSAAHP; from the coding sequence ATGACGGGCGCGGTGACGATCTCGGGACCGGAGCGTGAGCGGATCGCCGCGGCGCTCGCCGAGATCGCCTGCGCGGCGGGGGAGATCCTGCGCCGCTACCACCGGGGCCCCTGCCCGCACGCCCTGAAGCCGGACGGCTCACCCTCCAGCGCTGCCGACGTCGAGGCCGAGGACCTGATCGTCGAGGCCCTCGCCGGGCGCTTCCCCGGGATCGCGGTCGTGGCCGAGGAGCGCGCCCAGAGCGACGCGACCCGCCCCGCCGATCTCTTCTTCCTCGTCGATCCCCTGGACGGCACGCGCGACTTCCTCGCCGGGACGCCGGACTACTCGGTCAACATCGCGCTGGTGTCTGGCGCCCGCCCGGTGGCGGCCGCGCTGGCCGCCCCCGGCCTCGGCCGCGTCTGGTGGGCCGGCCCTACGACCTTGGAGGGCCCCGTGATCGCGGGCCGGCCGGGGTCCGGGCGGCCGGTCCGCGCGCGGGCGGCGCCGGGGACGGGCCTCGTCGCCCTGGGCAGCCGGCGGCACGGCGATCCCGAGACCGCCACCTGCCTGGCGGCGCTGCCGGTGGTGGAGACGCGCCAGGTCGGGTCCGCCCTGAAGTTTGGGCTGATCGCCGCAGGCGAGGCCGACATCTACGTCCGCTGCGGCCCGACCATGGAATGGGACACGGCCGCGGGCGACCACATCGTCGCGGCGGCGGGCGGCTGCGTGGTGGTGCCGGGCGGCGGCCCGATCCGCTACGGCCAGCACGGACCCGATCACCGCAACGGTCCCTTCGCGGCCCTCGGGGACCCCGCCCTGGCCCCGCGGCTCGCCCTGCCGGCCCGCGCGAGCGACCGGCCGGCGGCGGCGCTCAGCGCGGCGCATCCGTAG